The Streptomyces rubrogriseus genomic sequence TTGCGCAGGGTGCCGTGCAGCCGCTCCAGCTGGTCGTGCATGGTCGCCACCAGCAGATGCACCTTGGACGGGAAGTACCGGTACAGCGTGCCGAGGGCCACCTGCGACGACTCCGCGACCTCCCGCATCTGCACCGCCTCGAAGCCGCCCCGGCAGGCCAGCTGGGCGGTCGCGTGCAGGATGCGCCGGCGGCGCTCCCGCTGCCGTTCGGTGAGGGGCGGGGCGGTGGAGCGATGCGCCGAACCGGGCGCCGTCGCCGTCGGGTTGTCCACCTTGGTCACCTGCTTCCCCGGGTCCCGCGTCCGGATCCCCCCGAGCCCGGCGCGACGGTGTGCCGCGCCGTGGCGTGAATCACCTGATCCACTCGGCACAGGGTCCCTACCTGCCGGTAGATTCGGAGCCTCTGACGATCAAGTCTGAAACTTGTTCTAGATTAACCTCCCGACGTAGTGTCGCGGGACAGCGCAGTGAGGAGGGGGCCCAGAGTGACCGCCGAGGCCAGTCAGACGGGTCCCCGTCCGGAGCCAGCCGCCGACGGCTTGCCACCGCTGCGCATCGCCCTCCTCACCTACAAGGGGAACCCGTTCTGCGGCGGGCAGGGCGTCTACGTCCGCCACCTCTCCCGCGAACTGGCCCGCCTCGGCCACCGCGTCGAGGTCATCGGCGCCCAGCCCTACCCCGTCCTCGACGACGGGCCCCCGGTCGGCGACCGGCTCTCGCTCACCGAGCTGCCCAGCCTCGACCTCTACCGCCAGCCCGACCCCTTCCGCACCCCGAAGCGGGGCGAGTACCGGGACTGGATCGACGCGCTCGAGGTCGGCACGATGTGGACCGGCGGCTTCCCCGAGCCCCTCACGTTCTCGCTGCGCGCCCGCCGCCATCTGCGGGCCCGCCGCGGCGACTTCGACGTCGTCCACGACAACCAGACGCTCGGCTACGGCCTCCTGGGCGACGTGGGCGCGCCCCTCGTCACCACCATCCACCACCCCATCACCGTCGACCGGCAGCTCGAACTCGACGCCGCCGACAGCCGGGGGCGCCGCTACTCGGTCCGCCGCTGGTACGCCTTCACCCGGATGCAGAAGCGCGTCGCGCGCCGCCTGCCCTCCGTGCTCACCGTCTCCGGCACCTCCCGCCAGGAGATCGTCGACCACCTCGGCGTACGGGACGACCGCATCCACGTCGTCCACATCGGCGCCGACACCGACCTGTTCTCGCCCGACCCGTCGGTGCCGCGGGTGCCGGGCCGGATCGTGACGACGTCCAGCGCGGACGTACCGCTCAAGGGCCTCGTCTTCCTCGTCGAGGCGCTGGCCAAGGCGCGCACCGAGCATCCGCGGGCCCACCTCGTCGTCGTCGGCAAGCGGCCCGCCGAGGGGCCCGTCGCCCAGGCGATCGAGCGGTACGGCCTCGAAGGCGCCGTCGAGTTCGTCAAGGGCATCTCGGACGCCGAGCTGGTCGACCTCGTGCGGTCCGCCGAGGTCGCCTGCGTGCCGTCGCTGTACGAGGGGTTCTCGCTGCCCGCCGCCGAGGCCATGGCGACCGGCACGGCACTGCTCGCCACCACCGGCGGGGCCGTCCCCGAGGTCGCCGGACCCGACGGGGAGACCTGCCTCGCGGTGCCGCCGGGCGACGCGGACGCACTGGCCGCCGGGCTGAACCGGCTGCTCGGCGACCGCGAACTGCGGGCCCGGCTCGGCGCCGCCGGACGCGAGCGCGTGCTGCGCCACTTCACCTGGGCCCGCGCCGCCGAGGGCACCGTCGCCCGCTACCGCGAGGCCATCGGCCGCCGCCCCTCCGGCACGAGCACGCCGGGCACCCCGAGTGCCGCGAACACCCCGAGCGCTCAGAGTGCCCCGGGGGCCGCCCCGGCGGGCCAGAAGCCGGCCCCGGCCCCGGCCCCGACCACCAGTGACACCGGCGTCTATCCCGAAAGCAGGGCCACGTGCTGACCGTCGACTTCTCCCGGTTCCCGCTCGCCCCCGGCGACCGCGTCCTGGACCTCGGCTGCGGCGCCGGCCGGCACGCGTTCGAGTGCTACCGGCGCGGGGCCCGGGTCGTCGCGCTGGACCAGAACGCCGAGGAGATCCGCGAGGTCGCCAAGTGGTTCGCGGCGATGGAGGAGGCCGGTGAGGCCCCGGCCGGCGCCACCGCCACCGCCATGGAGGGCGACGCGCTCGCCCTGCCCTTCCCCGACGAGTCCTTCGACGTCGTCATCATCTCCGAGGTGATGGAGCACATCCCCGACGACAAGGGCGTCCTCGCCGAGATGGTCCGCGTCCTCAAGCCCGGCGGCCGCATCGCGATCACCGTGCCGCGCTACGGCCCCGAGAAGGTCTGCTGGACCCTCTCCGACGCCTACCACGAGGTCGAGGGCGGCCACATCCGCATCTACCGGGCCGACCAGCTCCTCGCCCGCATCCGCGAGGCCGGCCTCAAGCCGTACGGCACCCACCACGCACACGCGCTGCACTCGCCGTACTGGTGGCTGAAGTGCGCCTTCGGCGTCGACAACGACAAGGCGCTGCCGGTGCGGGCGTACCACAAGCTGCTGGTCTGGGACATCATGAAGAAGCCGCTGGCGACGCGGGTCGCCGAGCAGGCGCTGAACCCGCTGATCGGCAAGAGCTTCGTCGCCTACGCGACCAAGCCGCACCTGCCGCCGGTGGACGCCGCGTGACCGCGCCCCGCACCCCCGGCACACCCCGCACCCCGCGCACCGAACACCTCGTCCTGCCCGGCGTCCTCACCGCCGCCGAGGCCGCCGCGACCGTCCGGGGCATCCTCGCCGTCCAGCGCGAGGACGGCGCGATCCCGTGGTTCCGCGGGCACCACCTCGACCCGTGGGACCACGTCGAGGCGGCGATGGCCCTGGACACGGCCGACGAGCACGAGGCCGCCGAGCGGGCCTACGCGTGGCTGGCCCGGCACCAGAACCCGGACGGCTCCTGGTACGCCGCCTACGCCGACGGGGACTTCGCCGACGTCACCGACCGCGGCCGGGAGACCAACTTCGTCGCCTACGTCGCCGTCGGCGTCTGGCACCACTACCTCGCCACCGGCGACGACCTGTTCCTGGAACGGATGTGGCCCGTCGTCCACGCGGCCGTCGAGTTCGTGCTGCGCCTCCAGCAGCCCGGCGGGCAGATCGGCTGGCGCCAGGGCGACGACGGAACGGACACCAAGGACGCGCTGCTGACCGGCAGTTCCTCCGTCCACCACGCCCTGCGCTGCGCGCTCGCCATCGCCGAGCAGCGTGAAGAGCCCCAGCCCGACTGGGAGTTGGCGGCGGGCGCGCTGCGGCACGCCATCCGCCGCCACCCGGAGCGGTTCCTGGACAAGGGCCGCTACTCGATGGACTGGTACTACCCGGTCCTCGGCGGCGCGCTGACCGGCACGGAGGCCAGGTCCCGCATCAAGGAGAGCTGGGACCGTTTCGTGGTCCCGGGCCTCGGCGTGCGCTGCGTCGTCCCCAACCCGTGGGTGACCGGCGGCGAATCGGCCGAACTCGCGCTCGCCCTGTGGGCGGTGGGCGAGTCCGACCACGCCCTGGAGATCCTCCAGTCCATCCAGCACCTGCGGGACCCGGACAGCGGCCTGTACTGGACGGGCTACGTCTTCGAGGACGAGACGGTCTGGCCGCGCGAACTGACCGCCTGGACGGCCGGTTCCCTGCTCCTGGCCGTCGCCGCGCTCGGCGGCCACGAGGCCACCTGCCAGGTCTTCGCGGGCGACCGGCTGCCGCGGGGCCTGGACCCCGACTGCTGCGTCTGAGGGCCGCCCGGCGTCAGCCCCGGTGCAGGCGGTTGGCGATGGCGTGGCCGACGAAGAGGTAGACGACCGCGGCCAGTCCGTACCCGGCGACCACGCGCGCCCAGGCCTCGTCGAAGGTGAAGAGATCGTGCGACCAGCCGGCCAGCCAGTCGGCCGCGTCATGGACGAACCGCACCAGGTCGTTGGCCCGGTTGGCGTCCAACAGGTACATCAGGATCCACAGTCCGAGGATGAAGGCCATGATGTCCGCGATCACCGCGACGGCCGTTCCGGCGGAGTGGGAGCCACTGCGCGTTCGAGGGGACATGCCTTCCGTCTGGCCCGGAAAGCGCGTTCGAAACCTACGGCCCCTCGCCCGGAAGTACCGGTGGGCGAGGGGCCGTTGAGGTGAACGGGCGAGCGGGGGCGGTCAGCCGCGCTGGATGCCCGAGGTGTCCTGGAGGACACCGCGGCGGCCGTCCTGGGTCTGCGCGACCAGGTTGGCGCCGCGCTGCTCGACGGCCAGGTACCAGGTACCCGGCGCCAGCTCGGCGATCGGCGTCGGCGAGCCGTCCTCCGCGAACAGCGGACGCGGCACCGGCACGGCGAACCAGAACGGGGCGAAGTCCCCGGCCGGCTGCGCCTGCGCCTGCTGCGGGGCCTGCGGCTGGCCGGGCTGGGGCTGACCGGGCTGCGGCTGCCCCGGCTGCGGCTGGCCGCCGAAGGACGGACCGGGCTGGCCGGGCATGCCCGGCTGACCGCCGTACGGCTGCTGCTGGGCGCCCGGGTAGCCGTAACCACCCTGGGGCTGACCGCCGTAGGGCTGCGGCGCGGCCGGACGGGCGGCCGGGATCAGGGTGCCCTTGAGGGCCGGGAGCAGCGGCGTGGCCACCGCCGCGGCGGCCATGACCAGCGTGGCGATGAGAGCGAGGATCAGGCCCATCCCGGCACCGATGCCGCTCGCACCCCCGTCGTTGTCGAAGGCGCCCGCCGGGTCGAAGATGTTGCCGAGCGCGCACCACGCGGCGAAGACCGTGAACGCGATGCCGAACTGGCCGAGGTCGAGACCCGCCACCTTCTTGGGCTGCGGCATGGCACGGTTCACGACGACGAGCGCGGCGCCGATGACGCCCGCCAGGACGACACCGAGCACGACCGAGCCACTGCCCCACAGGCTGGGGATGTCGGCGCTGTCCGGCGCACCGTCGATCGAGTAGATGTCGAGGAACGACGCGATCAACAGCAACACCGCTGCTCCGATCACCACGCCGTCGCCTCGAGTGAGCGAGCGGATATTCACTTCAGGTCCTTCGTAGGTCGTCTCGTCGTCGGTAGAGGCGTCGCTGTCACGACGGCGCCGAAAGGTTCCGGTGTGAAGCGCGGGGGTGGCCCCTCATCGTACGGACGACACTATCGTCCGGACCTCGGCGCTGTCCGCAGGGATCGGGACGCCGATCACTACCCGCGCAGGAAACTCACGATTCCCTCAGACATCCCCTCCGCCGCCTTCTGCCGCCAACTGCCGCTGGTCAGCAGGGCCGCGTCCGTGCTGTCGCGCATGTTGCCGCACTCGATGAACACCTTGGGAACCGTTGACAGATTGAGACCGCCCAGGTCCGTGCGCGTGACCAGACCGGTGCCGTCGCCGAGGTAGTTCGAGGGCGCGGTGCCCGTGACGCGCACGAAGCCGCCCGCGACGCGCTCGCCCAGTTCGGCGGAGGGCGCCACGATCGCGCGGGTGTCGGCGGCCCCGTCGTGCACCGAGCCCGGCATGATCACGTGGAAGCCCCGGTTGCCCGCCCCCGACCCGTCGGCGTGGATCGAGATCGCGGCGTCCGCCTTCGAGTCGTTGCCGATCCGGGCCCGCTCGTCCACGCAGGGACCGAACGAACGGTCGCCGTCCTGCGTCAGCTTCACGGTCGCGCCCTGCTTCTCCAGCAGGTCGCGCAGCCGGTGGGCCACGTCGAGGGTGAACTTCGCCTCGGCCCAGCCCGCGTTGGTGGCCGTGCCCGTCGTGTCGCACTCCTTCCAGTGCGTGCCGACGTTCACCTTGCGGTTGATCTCGGACGCGTGCCGGAAGTTGGCGGGGTTGTGCCCCGGGTCGATGACGACGACCTTGCCCGTGAGGGGGCCGGAGGCGGACGGTGCCTTCGAGGTGGGGGCGGGTGACGAACCCGCGGGCTTCTTGCCGTCGCCGTCGCCCGGGGACGCGGGAGCACTGGAGGCGGGAGCGACGGACGACGGCGCCGCCGACGTCCCCGTACCGCCCGCCCGGTCGGAGCCGCCCCCGTCCCCGTCGTCGGGGCCGCCCACCGCCGCGTACACCCCCCACCCGAGCAGCGCCCCGGGCACCAGCGCGGCCAACGCCACGGTCAGCGCGCGGCGCAGCGGGGAGCGGCGGGGCGGGGAAGGTTCGAAGTCCGGGCCTGTGTACGACACGTCAGCGACTCTAACCGCGGCCTCAGATCCCCGCGCCGGTTCGCCGCAGGACGCGCAGCGAGTCGGTCGCGGAGACCTCGGTGAACGCGCCGGAGGCCAGCGCCCTGAGGTGGACGCGGTACGGGGCCTGGCCGGTGAACTCGTCGGCCGGGTCGGGGAACACGTCGTGGATGACCAGCAGACCGCCGTCGGCCACGTGCGGGGCCCAGCCCTCGTAGTCGGCGTTCGCGTGCTCGTCGGTGTGGCCGCCGTCGACGAAGACCAGGCCGAGGGGGGCGTTCCAGACCGCCGCGACCTGGGGGGAGCGGCCGACGAGGGCGACCACGTGCTCCTCCAGGCCGGCCCGGTGCAGGGTGCGGCGGAAGGTGGGCAGGGTGTCCATCACGCCCAGTTCCGGGTCGACGGTCTCAGGGTCGTGGTAGTCCCAGCCCGGCTGCTGCTCCTCGCTGCCCCGGTGGTGGTCGACGGTGAGCGCGGTGACCCCGGCCCGGCGGGCCGCGTCGGCGAGCAGCACGGTGGAGCGCCCGCAGTACGTGCCGACCTCCAGCAGCGGCAGCCCGAGCCCGCCCGCCTCCACGGCGGCGGCGTACAGCGCGCGGCCCTCGTGCGCGGGCATGAACCCCTTCGCGGCCTCGAAGGCGGCCAGGACTTCGGGGGAGGGGGCGGGGAGGGAGCCGGGGGCCGCGGTCATGGGGGCCTTTCGCTGGTCGTACGGGGTGTGCCGGCGCCCCATGCTGCCGTACCCCCCGCCGCGCGCTGCGACAGGGGGTACGGGGCCGGGGCGGCAGGGGGTCAGGCGGGGACCGTCTCGCCCGGCAGGGACAGGTCCAGGTCGACCGGGCGGTCGCCGCCGTGGGTGGCCGCGTGGGCGAGCGGGGGGTGGCCCGCGGCGCGGGCGGCCAGGACGTACGGGCCCTGGGCGGGCACGGCGAGGGCGTAGCTGCCGTCGCCGGCGGAGAGGGTCGCGCCCGCCTGCCGTCCGTGCCGGTCGATCAGGGTGACCTTGGCGCGGGCGACGGGGGCGCCGTCGGCGGCCAGCACCCGGCCCCGGAAGCCGTGCGGGTGCTGCCCGGCCCCGGCGAGCGCCTGTTCGGCGCGGGCCAGGTTGGCGTCCTCCTCGCTGCTCGCGCGCAGCTGGGACACCGCCGCCGGGGTGCGGCGGGGGAGGAAGAACGCCAGGACCAGGCCGACGGCGACCGCGCCCGCCGCGATCGCGAAGGAGACGCGGAAGCCGTGCAGGGTGGGGACGGCGACGCCGCCCACGTCGTTCGCCGTGTTGGCGAGCACCATGCCGATGACGGCGCTCGACACCGACGTACCGATGGACCGCATCAGCGTGTTGAGGCCGTTGGCGGCGCCCGTCTCGGAGGCCGGGACGGCGCTGATGATCAGGGCGGGCAGGGAGGAGTAGGCGAGGCCGATGCCCGCGCCGATCAGCACCGAGGTGACGACGGTCTGCCAGGCGGCGCTCATCAGGCCGAGACCGCCGGCGTAACCGATGCCGATGATCACCAGGCCGATGATGAGGGTGGTGCGGGGGCCGTAGCGGGCGGACAGGCGGGCGTAGACCGGCGCGGTGAACATCATCGTCAGGCCCAGCGGCGCCACGCACAGACCCGCGACCACCATCGACTGGCCGAGGCCGTAGCCGGTCTCCGAGGGCAGCTGGAGGAGCTGCGGCAGGACGAGGGAGATGACGAAGAAGGAGACGCCGACCATGATCGAGGCGAGGTTGGTGAGCAGGACCTCGCGGCGGGCCGTGGTGCGCAGGTCGACCAGCGGGGCGGCGACGCGCAGCTCCATCAGGCCCCACAGGAGCAGCACGACGACCGCGGCGGCGAACAGGCCGAGCGTGGTGGGCGAGGACCAGCCCCAGTCGCTGCCCTTGCTGATCGGCAGCAGGAAGAGGATCAGACCGGCGGTCAGACCGAACGCGCCCGGCAGGTCGAACGAGCCCTTCGCGCGCAGTGGGGACTCGGGTACGACCAGCAGCGTCAGGGCGATGGAGACGACACCGAGGCCGGCGGCGCCGTAGTACAGGGCGTGCCAGTCGGTGTTCTGGGCGACCAGGGCCGCGGCGGGCAGCGCGAGGCCGCCGCCGACGCCGATCGAGGAACTCATCAGGGCCATCGCCGAGCCGAGTCGCTCGCGGGGCAGCATGTCGCGCATCAGACCGATGCCGAGGGGTATCGCGCCCATCGCGACGCCCTGGAGCGTACGGCCGACGATCATCGGGATCAGGGCGTCGGTGAGCGCGCTGAGCAGCGCGCCGACGACCATCACCGACAGGCTGGCGATCAGCATGCGGCGCTTGCCGAAGAGGTCGCCGAGCCGGCCCATGATCGGCGTGGCCACGGCTCCGGACAGGAGCGTGGAGGTGAGGACCCAGCTGGCGTTGCTGGGTGAGGTGTCCAGGAGTCGGGGCAGGTCCTTGATGACCGGGACCAGCAGGGTCTGCATCACCGCGACGACGATGCCCGCGAACGCGAGCACCGGGACGGTGGCCCCGCTCGCTCGCCGCGCGGGCTCGTCGGTCGTCGTGTGGGACATGGGGTGGGGCCTCCAGGCCGGAGTTGGCGGGTGCGGAGCGTGATCGTGATACGTGCAGACTGAACCTCGTGCGCCGGGGCAACTATTCCGTTGCTTCGAGTCCCTAACTAATTCTTGACCTTCTCTTGGCGTTCACGGGAGGAGGACGGAGGAAGGAGGGAGGGCGGGGGAGGGACGGACGGGAGAAACGGACGGGAGAACGGATGGGGGGCGGCTAGGTCGTGAGACCTAGGCCGGGCGGGGGCCGAAATACCGATGCAAGGGTCAGGTCGGGGTTGAGACCATGACACCCATGCTCGAAGCCACCGGTTCCCCCGCCTCCGCCACCGCGCGGATATCCCCGCGCCGTACTCCGCCCACCTGGCTGGTCGTGGCGCTCGCCTGCGCCGGACAGTTCCTGGTCGTGCTCGACGTGTCCGTCGTCAACGTCGCCCTGCCCTCGATGCGGGCCGACCTCGGCCTGAGCGCGCAGGGGCTCCAGTGGGTGGTCAACGCCTACGCCATCGCCTTCGCCGGGTTCATGCTGCTCGGCGGTCGGGCCGGCGACCTCTACGGGCGCAAGCGGATGTTCCTGGTCGGGCTCGGGCTCTTCACGCTGGCCTCGCTGGGCGGCGGCCTCGCCCAGGAGGGCTGGCAGCTGCTGCTCGCCCGCGCCCTGCAAGGGCTCGGCGCGGCCGTACTCGCCCCCTCGACGCTGACGATCCTGACCGCCGCGGTGCCCGAGGGCGCGGCGCGGGCCCGCGCGATCGCGACCTGGACCGCCGTGGGCGCGGGCGGCGGCGCAGCGGGCGGTCTGGTGGGCGGCGCCCTGGTGGACGGGCTGTCCTGGCGCTGGGTGCTGCTGATCAACGTGCCGGTGGGCGCGGTCGTGCTGGCCGGTGCGGCGCTGTGGCTGGCCGAGAGCAAGGGCGGTCCGCGGCGCCGACTCGACCTGCCCGGCGCGCTGCTGGTGACCGCCGGTCTCGCCACGCTGGCCTACGGCATCTCGCAGACCGAGTCCGAGGGGTGGGCGGCGTCGGCGGCCCTGGTACCGCTGGTGGCCGGACTCGCGCTGCTCGGACTCTTCCTCCTCGTCGAGGCGCGGACGGCGGCGCCGCTGATGCCGCTCGGGCTGCTGCGGCTGCGGTCGGTGGCGTCGGCGAACGTGGCGATGCTGGTGTCCGGCTCGTCGATGTTCTCGATGTGGTTCTTCATGACCCTGTACGCGCAGAACGTGCTCGGCTACTCGCCGCTGGAGGCCGGAGTCGCCCTGGTGCCCAGCTCCCTGGCGGTGATCCTCGGCTCGAAGGCGGCCCCGCGGTTCATGCCGGTGCTCGGGGCCCGGAACGTGGCCGTGCTCGGCACGCTCGTCGCGGCGGTCGGCTTCGGCTGGCAGTCCACGATGACCGCCGACGGCGGCTATCTGACCGCGATCATGATCCCCGGCGTACTGATGATGCTGGGCGCGGGTACGGCGGCGACTCCGCTGGCCTCGCTGGCCATCTCCGGCGCGGCACCCGGGGACGCCGGACTGGTCTCCGGGCTGATCAACACCTCCCGGACGATGGGCGGTTCGCTGGGACTCGCGGTGATGTCGACGATCGCGGCCACCCGGGCCGGGGGCGAGGGCGCGGGCCCGGTGGCCCTGACGGACGGCTACGCGCTGGTCTTCCGCACGGCGGCGGTGGTCCTGGTCGCCGCGGCCCTGCTGATGTGGACGTGGCTCCCGGCAGGCCGCCCGAAGCCCGAGCCGATGGCCCACAGCACGGACTGAGCGCCCCAACGGGCACCGTCTGCCGCCGGGTTCTCGGAGCGTCCCTGAAAGGGGCGCGGGGAACTGCGCGACCAACCCCCACCGGCCCGCGGCCGACGGACCGCCCCGGCCCGTAGGCCGACGAGCCGCACCCGGGTCAGATCAGAGCCACCCCTGCGCCCGAGCCGCGCGCAGCGCCTCCGCACGGTTGCGGGTGGCGGTCTTGCCGATGGCCGCGGAGAGGTAGTTGCGGACCGTGGACTCGGACAGGTGCAGCGCGCCGGCGATGTCGGCGACCGTCGCGCCGTCCGCCGAGGCCCGCAGGACGTCGCACTCCCGCGCGGTGAGCGGGCTGGGACCCGCGCTGAGCGCGGCGGCGGCGAGCGCCGGGTCGACGACCGTCTCGCCGCGCAGCACCCGGCGGATCGCCCCGGCCAGCTCCTCCACCGGACCGTCCTTGACCAGGAAACCGGCGGCGCCCGCCTCCATGGCCCGCCGGAGGTACCCGGGGCGGCCGAACGTGGTCAGGATCAGCACCCGGCAGCGGGGCGCCCGCTCCCGCAGTTCGGCGGCGGCGTCCAGGCCGCTCAGGCCCGGCAGTTCGATGTCGAGGAGGGCGATGTCGGGGCGGTGCGTGAGCGCGGCGGCGACGATCTCGTCCCCGGCCGACACCTGGGCGACCACCTCGATGTCGTCCTCCATCCCGAGCAGCAGCGCGAGCGCGCCCCGCATCATGCCCTGGTCCTCGGCGAGGAGGACACGGACGGGGTGGGCGCGGGGCGTCTCGTCGGTCACGGGGAAAGGGTAGAGGGCACGCGCCGGAGGGCAGGCGCCGGAGCACATCGGGTGGAGCGCATCGGGTGGAGGGCACGCGCCGGAGGGCAGGCGTACCGGAGCCCGGCGCCTCGCACGGCACGGGTGCTACGCCGGTGCGCCCACCGGTTCCC encodes the following:
- a CDS encoding DUF5336 domain-containing protein, encoding MNIRSLTRGDGVVIGAAVLLLIASFLDIYSIDGAPDSADIPSLWGSGSVVLGVVLAGVIGAALVVVNRAMPQPKKVAGLDLGQFGIAFTVFAAWCALGNIFDPAGAFDNDGGASGIGAGMGLILALIATLVMAAAAVATPLLPALKGTLIPAARPAAPQPYGGQPQGGYGYPGAQQQPYGGQPGMPGQPGPSFGGQPQPGQPQPGQPQPGQPQAPQQAQAQPAGDFAPFWFAVPVPRPLFAEDGSPTPIAELAPGTWYLAVEQRGANLVAQTQDGRRGVLQDTSGIQRG
- a CDS encoding class I SAM-dependent methyltransferase; this translates as MLTVDFSRFPLAPGDRVLDLGCGAGRHAFECYRRGARVVALDQNAEEIREVAKWFAAMEEAGEAPAGATATAMEGDALALPFPDESFDVVIISEVMEHIPDDKGVLAEMVRVLKPGGRIAITVPRYGPEKVCWTLSDAYHEVEGGHIRIYRADQLLARIREAGLKPYGTHHAHALHSPYWWLKCAFGVDNDKALPVRAYHKLLVWDIMKKPLATRVAEQALNPLIGKSFVAYATKPHLPPVDAA
- a CDS encoding class I SAM-dependent methyltransferase: MTAAPGSLPAPSPEVLAAFEAAKGFMPAHEGRALYAAAVEAGGLGLPLLEVGTYCGRSTVLLADAARRAGVTALTVDHHRGSEEQQPGWDYHDPETVDPELGVMDTLPTFRRTLHRAGLEEHVVALVGRSPQVAAVWNAPLGLVFVDGGHTDEHANADYEGWAPHVADGGLLVIHDVFPDPADEFTGQAPYRVHLRALASGAFTEVSATDSLRVLRRTGAGI
- a CDS encoding glycosyltransferase family 4 protein; protein product: MTAEASQTGPRPEPAADGLPPLRIALLTYKGNPFCGGQGVYVRHLSRELARLGHRVEVIGAQPYPVLDDGPPVGDRLSLTELPSLDLYRQPDPFRTPKRGEYRDWIDALEVGTMWTGGFPEPLTFSLRARRHLRARRGDFDVVHDNQTLGYGLLGDVGAPLVTTIHHPITVDRQLELDAADSRGRRYSVRRWYAFTRMQKRVARRLPSVLTVSGTSRQEIVDHLGVRDDRIHVVHIGADTDLFSPDPSVPRVPGRIVTTSSADVPLKGLVFLVEALAKARTEHPRAHLVVVGKRPAEGPVAQAIERYGLEGAVEFVKGISDAELVDLVRSAEVACVPSLYEGFSLPAAEAMATGTALLATTGGAVPEVAGPDGETCLAVPPGDADALAAGLNRLLGDRELRARLGAAGRERVLRHFTWARAAEGTVARYREAIGRRPSGTSTPGTPSAANTPSAQSAPGAAPAGQKPAPAPAPTTSDTGVYPESRATC
- a CDS encoding N-acetylmuramoyl-L-alanine amidase, encoding MSYTGPDFEPSPPRRSPLRRALTVALAALVPGALLGWGVYAAVGGPDDGDGGGSDRAGGTGTSAAPSSVAPASSAPASPGDGDGKKPAGSSPAPTSKAPSASGPLTGKVVVIDPGHNPANFRHASEINRKVNVGTHWKECDTTGTATNAGWAEAKFTLDVAHRLRDLLEKQGATVKLTQDGDRSFGPCVDERARIGNDSKADAAISIHADGSGAGNRGFHVIMPGSVHDGAADTRAIVAPSAELGERVAGGFVRVTGTAPSNYLGDGTGLVTRTDLGGLNLSTVPKVFIECGNMRDSTDAALLTSGSWRQKAAEGMSEGIVSFLRG
- a CDS encoding MFS transporter produces the protein MSHTTTDEPARRASGATVPVLAFAGIVVAVMQTLLVPVIKDLPRLLDTSPSNASWVLTSTLLSGAVATPIMGRLGDLFGKRRMLIASLSVMVVGALLSALTDALIPMIVGRTLQGVAMGAIPLGIGLMRDMLPRERLGSAMALMSSSIGVGGGLALPAAALVAQNTDWHALYYGAAGLGVVSIALTLLVVPESPLRAKGSFDLPGAFGLTAGLILFLLPISKGSDWGWSSPTTLGLFAAAVVVLLLWGLMELRVAAPLVDLRTTARREVLLTNLASIMVGVSFFVISLVLPQLLQLPSETGYGLGQSMVVAGLCVAPLGLTMMFTAPVYARLSARYGPRTTLIIGLVIIGIGYAGGLGLMSAAWQTVVTSVLIGAGIGLAYSSLPALIISAVPASETGAANGLNTLMRSIGTSVSSAVIGMVLANTANDVGGVAVPTLHGFRVSFAIAAGAVAVGLVLAFFLPRRTPAAVSQLRASSEEDANLARAEQALAGAGQHPHGFRGRVLAADGAPVARAKVTLIDRHGRQAGATLSAGDGSYALAVPAQGPYVLAARAAGHPPLAHAATHGGDRPVDLDLSLPGETVPA
- a CDS encoding MFS transporter gives rise to the protein MLEATGSPASATARISPRRTPPTWLVVALACAGQFLVVLDVSVVNVALPSMRADLGLSAQGLQWVVNAYAIAFAGFMLLGGRAGDLYGRKRMFLVGLGLFTLASLGGGLAQEGWQLLLARALQGLGAAVLAPSTLTILTAAVPEGAARARAIATWTAVGAGGGAAGGLVGGALVDGLSWRWVLLINVPVGAVVLAGAALWLAESKGGPRRRLDLPGALLVTAGLATLAYGISQTESEGWAASAALVPLVAGLALLGLFLLVEARTAAPLMPLGLLRLRSVASANVAMLVSGSSMFSMWFFMTLYAQNVLGYSPLEAGVALVPSSLAVILGSKAAPRFMPVLGARNVAVLGTLVAAVGFGWQSTMTADGGYLTAIMIPGVLMMLGAGTAATPLASLAISGAAPGDAGLVSGLINTSRTMGGSLGLAVMSTIAATRAGGEGAGPVALTDGYALVFRTAAVVLVAAALLMWTWLPAGRPKPEPMAHSTD
- a CDS encoding response regulator transcription factor codes for the protein MCSGACPPARALYPFPVTDETPRAHPVRVLLAEDQGMMRGALALLLGMEDDIEVVAQVSAGDEIVAAALTHRPDIALLDIELPGLSGLDAAAELRERAPRCRVLILTTFGRPGYLRRAMEAGAAGFLVKDGPVEELAGAIRRVLRGETVVDPALAAAALSAGPSPLTARECDVLRASADGATVADIAGALHLSESTVRNYLSAAIGKTATRNRAEALRAARAQGWL
- a CDS encoding prenyltransferase/squalene oxidase repeat-containing protein; protein product: MTAPRTPGTPRTPRTEHLVLPGVLTAAEAAATVRGILAVQREDGAIPWFRGHHLDPWDHVEAAMALDTADEHEAAERAYAWLARHQNPDGSWYAAYADGDFADVTDRGRETNFVAYVAVGVWHHYLATGDDLFLERMWPVVHAAVEFVLRLQQPGGQIGWRQGDDGTDTKDALLTGSSSVHHALRCALAIAEQREEPQPDWELAAGALRHAIRRHPERFLDKGRYSMDWYYPVLGGALTGTEARSRIKESWDRFVVPGLGVRCVVPNPWVTGGESAELALALWAVGESDHALEILQSIQHLRDPDSGLYWTGYVFEDETVWPRELTAWTAGSLLLAVAALGGHEATCQVFAGDRLPRGLDPDCCV